A section of the Mycolicibacterium anyangense genome encodes:
- a CDS encoding SDR family NAD(P)-dependent oxidoreductase: MDLGLANARVIVTGGASNIGRGIVHEFAAEGARIVLNDIDEPQATKVREEALRLGAGAVELAIADLTVAGGAEKTIGTALDNWGGVDVVVNNAGWSVPGFVATDTDRDKWRRTIEVNFFSAVAMTQAAIGPMKEAGVGALVFIASDAAFGQIRQGIYGASKAAMVAFARTTAREHGRHGIRSNIVCPGLVMPESPDAVGASSLWAVGEDEVFNPKQIDFMLKDTPTRTLTTAVDVARAVLWFSSARAASQVTGQMISVSGGYTMP, from the coding sequence ATGGATCTCGGACTGGCCAACGCCCGCGTCATCGTCACCGGCGGCGCGTCCAACATCGGCCGCGGCATCGTCCACGAATTCGCGGCCGAAGGTGCGCGAATCGTCCTGAACGACATCGACGAACCCCAGGCCACCAAGGTGCGCGAGGAAGCTCTCCGGCTCGGGGCCGGCGCGGTCGAACTGGCCATCGCCGATCTCACCGTTGCGGGAGGCGCCGAGAAGACCATCGGTACCGCGCTCGACAACTGGGGCGGCGTGGACGTCGTGGTCAACAACGCGGGCTGGAGCGTCCCGGGATTCGTGGCCACCGATACCGACCGCGACAAGTGGCGGCGCACCATCGAGGTGAACTTCTTCAGCGCGGTCGCCATGACCCAGGCCGCCATCGGGCCGATGAAGGAAGCCGGCGTCGGAGCGCTGGTCTTCATCGCCAGCGACGCCGCGTTCGGGCAGATCCGTCAAGGCATCTATGGCGCCTCCAAGGCGGCCATGGTGGCTTTCGCCCGCACCACGGCGCGCGAGCACGGCCGGCACGGCATCCGTTCCAACATCGTCTGCCCGGGCCTGGTGATGCCGGAGAGTCCCGACGCTGTCGGCGCATCGAGCCTGTGGGCTGTCGGCGAGGACGAAGTGTTCAACCCCAAGCAGATTGACTTCATGCTCAAGGACACCCCGACCCGAACCCTGACCACCGCGGTCGACGTGGCGCGAGCCGTGCTGTGGTTCTCCTCGGCACGCGCGGCAAGCCAGGTGACCGGCCAGATGATCTCGGTCAGCGGCGGCTACACCATGCCGTGA
- the fabG gene encoding 3-oxoacyl-ACP reductase FabG, with translation MEKLLHDKVAVVTGAAQGIGLEIARTLHHHGARVVLADLDEEATVRAAEQIGGPAGGCSGAVCNVTSEEQMQALVADTVDTYGRLDLFVNNAGITRDASLKKMQVSDFDAVITVHLRGTWLGIREASAVMREQKSGSIVNISSLSGKAGNPGQTNYSAAKAGIVGLTKAAAKEVAHHNVRINAVQPGLIRTPMTAAMPPEIFAQREADVPMKRAGEPSEVAGAVVFLGSELSSYITGTVIEVGGGRYM, from the coding sequence ATGGAAAAGCTGCTGCACGACAAGGTGGCAGTTGTCACCGGTGCCGCGCAGGGAATCGGTCTGGAAATCGCCCGAACCCTCCATCATCACGGCGCCCGGGTGGTGCTCGCCGACCTCGACGAAGAAGCGACCGTACGGGCTGCCGAGCAGATCGGCGGCCCGGCGGGCGGATGCAGCGGCGCAGTCTGCAACGTGACCTCCGAAGAGCAGATGCAGGCGTTGGTGGCCGACACCGTCGACACCTACGGACGCCTCGACCTGTTCGTCAACAACGCCGGCATCACCCGGGATGCTTCGCTGAAGAAGATGCAGGTGTCCGATTTCGACGCCGTCATCACCGTGCACCTGCGGGGCACCTGGCTGGGTATCCGGGAAGCCAGTGCGGTCATGCGGGAACAGAAGTCCGGCAGCATCGTGAACATCTCCTCGCTGTCGGGTAAGGCGGGTAACCCCGGCCAGACCAACTACAGCGCGGCCAAGGCGGGCATCGTCGGACTCACCAAGGCCGCGGCGAAAGAGGTCGCCCACCACAACGTGCGCATCAATGCCGTGCAACCCGGCCTGATCCGCACCCCGATGACGGCAGCCATGCCGCCGGAGATCTTCGCCCAGCGCGAGGCCGACGTGCCGATGAAGCGGGCGGGTGAACCGAGCGAGGTCGCCGGTGCCGTGGTGTTCCTGGGCTCGGAGCTATCGAGCTACATCACCGGAACAGTCATCGAGGTTGGCGGCGGGAGGTACATGTGA
- a CDS encoding enoyl-CoA hydratase/isomerase family protein, which yields MSPVLTEITGAIGRITLNRPDKMNAISVDLAEALGAAIDELGHRDDLNVIVIRGAAGNFCAGGDFDEVQRLRAAGPDQLRILFTAFKAACAAVSRTDIPVVAAVQGVAAAGGFELMQAVDIVLVSESARIADNHINFGMIPGGGSTARLPRIVGRQQALTVLLSGDKLRGPDALRLGLAQQCYPGEEFDESVEAFLQRLASRDRSAVTAIKRLVNTGLDNDLQTAIDDETDAVVARICGDAGQAGVSAFKNREATA from the coding sequence GTGAGTCCCGTCCTGACCGAGATCACGGGCGCGATCGGGCGGATCACGCTCAATCGTCCGGACAAGATGAACGCCATCAGTGTCGATCTCGCCGAGGCGCTCGGCGCGGCGATCGATGAGCTGGGCCACCGCGACGACCTCAACGTCATCGTGATCCGCGGCGCGGCAGGCAACTTCTGCGCGGGCGGCGACTTCGACGAGGTGCAGCGGTTGCGAGCAGCCGGTCCGGATCAGCTGCGGATCCTGTTCACGGCGTTCAAGGCGGCCTGCGCCGCGGTCAGTCGTACCGACATCCCGGTCGTCGCCGCGGTGCAGGGCGTCGCCGCTGCCGGTGGCTTCGAACTGATGCAAGCCGTCGACATCGTCCTAGTGTCCGAGTCGGCACGCATCGCCGACAACCACATCAACTTCGGGATGATCCCCGGCGGCGGCAGTACCGCGCGGTTGCCCCGCATCGTCGGTCGCCAGCAGGCGCTGACCGTGCTGCTCTCCGGCGACAAGCTGCGCGGCCCGGACGCCCTGCGGCTGGGGCTGGCCCAACAGTGCTATCCCGGCGAGGAATTCGACGAGTCGGTGGAGGCCTTCCTGCAGCGGCTCGCCAGTCGCGACCGCTCCGCGGTGACCGCCATCAAGCGTCTGGTCAACACCGGACTCGACAACGACCTGCAGACCGCCATCGACGACGAGACCGATGCCGTGGTCGCCCGGATCTGCGGCGACGCCGGTCAGGCCGGGGTGTCGGCATTCAAGAACAGAGAGGCCACCGCATGA
- a CDS encoding enoyl-CoA hydratase/isomerase family protein produces the protein MTVTTEPAVLREVAPNGVASIRLNRPETSNGLNVETLKALHDAVLTCHADPEVKVVVLTGAGRNFCAGGDVKTFESKGEKLPDYLREATAWLQLATSALIQLRVPVVTAVQGFAAGGGGLGLVCASDIVVAAQSAKFFSGAVRVGMAPDGGSSVTLAQLVGLRQALRILLTNPTITADEAVGIGLITEVVADEDLQTRVQTIATELSAMPTRALSATKRLVWSGVGASIEERLPEESRTVSELSGTEDALEGLRAVIERRPAKFTGR, from the coding sequence ATGACCGTGACCACCGAGCCTGCCGTATTGCGCGAGGTGGCGCCCAACGGCGTCGCCAGCATCCGGCTGAACCGCCCCGAGACCTCCAACGGGCTCAACGTCGAGACGCTCAAGGCGCTGCACGACGCCGTGCTGACCTGCCACGCCGACCCTGAGGTGAAGGTGGTCGTCCTGACCGGGGCGGGACGCAACTTCTGCGCCGGCGGCGACGTGAAGACCTTCGAGTCCAAGGGCGAGAAGCTCCCGGACTATCTGCGGGAAGCCACCGCATGGTTGCAGCTCGCGACGTCCGCACTCATCCAGTTGCGTGTCCCGGTCGTCACCGCGGTGCAGGGCTTCGCCGCCGGGGGCGGCGGGCTCGGCCTGGTCTGCGCATCCGACATCGTGGTCGCCGCGCAGTCGGCCAAGTTCTTCTCCGGCGCGGTCCGGGTCGGCATGGCGCCGGATGGCGGATCCTCGGTGACGCTGGCCCAATTGGTGGGCTTGCGCCAGGCGCTGCGGATCCTGCTGACCAACCCGACCATCACCGCCGACGAGGCGGTCGGCATCGGTCTGATCACCGAAGTCGTGGCCGATGAGGATCTGCAGACTCGCGTCCAGACAATCGCCACCGAGCTGTCGGCGATGCCCACCCGCGCGTTGTCGGCGACCAAACGCCTGGTGTGGTCGGGGGTGGGCGCCTCCATCGAGGAACGGCTGCCCGAGGAGTCCCGCACCGTCTCGGAGCTCTCCGGAACCGAGGACGCCCTGGAAGGTCTGCGCGCGGTCATCGAGCGCCGCCCGGCGAAGTTCACCGGCCGATGA
- a CDS encoding enoyl-CoA hydratase/isomerase family protein produces the protein MNVLIDDDGAVRTITLHRPQVRNAIDIPLRLELADALEAADADDSVRVIILTGSGSTFCSGGDISTMRVMGETEAMERAQLAQRVIRAIWNTPKPVIAAVEGAAFGAGAALAAACDRVIAGRDTRFATTFTNVGLAGDMGTFASLPRRVGVARTRQMLLLPEPFTAEAAEQWGLVDATTEPGGALAAARADAARLAAGPAQAYATIKALLALTPTLPPLEVLDIEAAHQAKLFGSSDFAEGVAAFAEKRRPSFRTRQGVRG, from the coding sequence ATGAACGTCCTCATCGACGACGACGGCGCGGTCCGGACGATCACGCTCCATCGACCGCAGGTCCGCAACGCGATCGACATCCCGCTGCGGCTGGAATTGGCCGATGCGCTCGAGGCGGCCGACGCCGACGACTCGGTGCGAGTCATCATTCTCACCGGCTCCGGGTCGACGTTCTGTTCCGGCGGTGACATCTCGACGATGCGGGTGATGGGCGAGACCGAGGCCATGGAACGCGCGCAGCTCGCGCAGCGGGTGATCCGGGCTATCTGGAATACCCCGAAGCCCGTCATCGCGGCGGTCGAGGGGGCCGCGTTCGGCGCCGGTGCGGCACTGGCGGCAGCCTGTGATCGGGTGATCGCGGGTCGTGATACCCGGTTTGCCACCACGTTCACCAATGTCGGGCTGGCCGGCGATATGGGCACCTTCGCCTCGCTTCCCCGCCGGGTGGGCGTGGCGCGGACTCGCCAGATGCTGCTGCTTCCCGAACCGTTCACCGCCGAGGCGGCCGAGCAGTGGGGCCTCGTCGATGCCACCACCGAACCGGGCGGTGCGCTTGCGGCGGCTCGCGCGGACGCGGCACGACTCGCTGCCGGGCCCGCCCAGGCCTACGCAACGATCAAGGCCTTGTTGGCACTGACGCCCACACTGCCCCCGCTCGAGGTTCTCGACATCGAGGCGGCCCATCAGGCAAAGCTTTTCGGCAGTAGCGACTTCGCTGAAGGTGTCGCTGCTTTCGCCGAGAAACGTCGACCGTCCTTTCGCACACGACAAGGAGTACGCGGATGA
- a CDS encoding aromatic ring-hydroxylating oxygenase subunit alpha, which produces MTSVIDPSAGTGSRFDRLIQPNRVHGSLYTSSDIFAEELEKIWYRTWVFVGHESEVAHPNDYVRKKLGTQDVIMTRDRDGELHLLLNRCAHRGSQVCDDAKGNSSTFRCPYHGWTFRNTGDLVGFPFFKGYGERKLDMPMGRVPRVDTYGGFVFGSFATDGPSLVEHLGAAAGEIDRLTRLSPEGKVELTAGWLQHKTRANWKLVAENETDGYHPQFVHGSIFGVTGSTIAPLYSDSSTAVTRDLGNGHSENDLRPEFRKFAQPMRWFGTTESRVPDYVAAMRAKHGAEAEQILVEGAPHVMIFPNLFIAEIQVICFQPVAADECTQYATAVQLAGAPELNRRMVSQCIGSVGPAGMLLADDTEMYERNQEGIAARNPEWLDVRRGLNRETVDDNGFTIGTNTDETGMRAFWSQYKSLMEKD; this is translated from the coding sequence ATGACCTCAGTCATCGATCCCTCAGCTGGCACCGGTAGCCGATTCGACCGGCTGATCCAGCCGAACAGGGTGCATGGCAGCCTCTACACCAGCTCCGACATCTTCGCCGAGGAACTGGAGAAGATCTGGTACCGCACCTGGGTGTTCGTCGGCCACGAGAGCGAGGTCGCCCACCCCAACGACTACGTGCGCAAGAAACTCGGTACCCAGGACGTCATCATGACCCGCGACCGCGACGGCGAGTTGCATCTGCTGCTCAACCGGTGCGCCCACCGTGGCAGTCAGGTCTGCGACGACGCCAAGGGCAACTCGAGCACCTTCCGGTGCCCCTACCACGGCTGGACGTTCCGGAACACCGGCGACCTCGTCGGCTTCCCGTTCTTCAAGGGCTACGGTGAGCGCAAGCTCGACATGCCGATGGGTCGGGTGCCCCGGGTCGACACCTACGGTGGCTTCGTCTTCGGCAGCTTCGCCACCGATGGACCGTCCTTGGTGGAGCATCTCGGTGCCGCTGCCGGCGAGATCGACCGGTTGACCCGGCTGTCGCCGGAGGGCAAGGTCGAGCTGACTGCCGGATGGTTGCAGCACAAGACGCGCGCCAACTGGAAACTGGTCGCCGAGAACGAAACTGACGGCTACCACCCGCAATTCGTCCACGGCTCGATCTTCGGGGTCACCGGCAGCACCATCGCCCCGCTCTACAGCGACAGTTCCACCGCTGTGACCCGTGACCTCGGCAACGGCCACAGTGAGAACGACCTGCGTCCGGAGTTCCGCAAGTTCGCCCAGCCGATGCGCTGGTTCGGCACGACCGAATCCCGGGTGCCGGACTATGTGGCGGCGATGCGCGCCAAGCACGGTGCCGAGGCCGAGCAGATCCTCGTCGAGGGTGCTCCGCACGTGATGATCTTCCCCAATCTGTTCATCGCCGAGATCCAGGTGATCTGCTTCCAGCCCGTTGCCGCCGACGAGTGCACGCAGTACGCAACCGCCGTCCAGCTGGCCGGTGCCCCGGAACTCAACCGGCGCATGGTGTCTCAGTGCATCGGTTCGGTCGGGCCGGCCGGGATGCTGCTCGCCGACGACACCGAGATGTACGAGCGCAATCAGGAAGGCATCGCGGCACGAAACCCGGAGTGGCTCGACGTGCGCCGGGGACTGAATCGGGAAACCGTCGATGACAACGGCTTCACGATCGGCACCAACACCGACGAGACCGGTATGCGCGCCTTCTGGTCGCAGTACAAGTCGCTGATGGAAAAGGACTGA
- a CDS encoding aromatic-ring-hydroxylating dioxygenase subunit beta, with amino-acid sequence MTTSISESAESTCIPAEFDRFAVEQFLYREARLADENDYDAWEALWTDDALYWVPADVKDYDPLRQMSVIYDNRSRISTRLKQVLTGRRYAQAPASVLRRLISNIEFLGARPNSEGSADLEVGANFIAVESRARGNHVWAGRTTYRLRLVGGELRLAYKKVQLVDADKAIPSLSFLI; translated from the coding sequence GTGACAACCTCGATCAGCGAGTCCGCTGAATCCACTTGTATCCCAGCCGAGTTCGATCGCTTCGCCGTCGAGCAGTTCCTGTATCGGGAAGCGCGGCTGGCCGACGAGAACGACTACGACGCCTGGGAGGCGTTGTGGACCGACGATGCCCTGTACTGGGTACCCGCCGACGTCAAGGATTACGACCCGCTGCGTCAGATGTCGGTGATCTATGACAACCGCAGCCGCATCTCGACCCGGCTCAAGCAGGTCCTCACAGGTCGCCGTTACGCGCAGGCGCCGGCCTCGGTACTGCGCCGGCTCATCTCGAACATCGAATTCCTCGGTGCGCGGCCGAATTCCGAAGGTTCGGCGGACCTGGAAGTCGGGGCGAACTTCATCGCAGTCGAATCCCGAGCGCGGGGCAACCATGTGTGGGCCGGCCGGACCACCTATCGGTTGCGCCTTGTCGGCGGTGAGCTCCGACTGGCCTACAAGAAGGTGCAGCTCGTCGATGCGGACAAGGCGATCCCGTCGCTGAGTTTCCTGATCTGA
- a CDS encoding acetyl-CoA C-acetyltransferase has protein sequence MRRAAIVAPVRTPVGTFGGSLRPLRAEDLAARVLTALVDRSGVDPEVIEDVVMAQSYSNSEAPCIGRWAALHAGLPITVSGLQIDRRCGGGLQAVITAAMTVQTGAADVVIAGGVESMSNIEHYTTTARWGARSGNQMLYDRLDRGRQMSQPVWRFGEISGMIETAENLAADYGIDRAAADEFAARSHRLAAAAQSAGRFDEEMIAVEVPVRRGDPVQVGKDEGVRPDTTVESLARLRTVQAGGTVTAGNSSQQNDAAAACLVVAEDRLDELGLEPIGFLEGWAAVGCEPSRMGIGPVGAVQKLFARNGLTFDQMDLIEINEAFAVQVLAVLAGWGLTMDDVEDRLNVNGSGISLGHPIGATGVRILATMMYELRRRGGGLALETMCIGGGQGIAAVFRSAS, from the coding sequence ATGAGGCGCGCAGCGATCGTGGCCCCGGTCCGGACCCCGGTCGGCACGTTCGGTGGCAGTCTGCGACCTTTACGCGCCGAGGATCTGGCCGCCCGGGTGCTCACCGCGCTGGTCGACCGCAGCGGGGTTGATCCCGAGGTCATCGAGGACGTCGTGATGGCCCAGTCCTACTCCAACTCCGAGGCGCCGTGCATCGGGCGTTGGGCCGCGCTGCACGCTGGGCTTCCGATCACCGTGTCCGGCTTGCAGATCGACCGCCGCTGTGGCGGTGGACTGCAGGCGGTGATCACCGCGGCGATGACGGTGCAGACCGGCGCGGCCGATGTCGTCATTGCCGGTGGGGTGGAATCGATGAGCAACATCGAGCACTACACCACTACCGCACGGTGGGGGGCGCGGTCGGGGAACCAGATGCTCTACGACCGGTTGGACCGCGGCCGGCAGATGTCGCAACCGGTGTGGCGGTTCGGCGAGATCAGCGGAATGATCGAGACCGCCGAGAATCTGGCCGCCGACTACGGCATCGACCGGGCCGCCGCCGACGAATTCGCTGCCCGCAGCCACCGACTGGCCGCCGCCGCGCAGAGCGCGGGCCGGTTCGACGAGGAGATGATCGCCGTCGAGGTGCCGGTCCGGCGCGGCGATCCGGTGCAGGTCGGCAAGGACGAGGGCGTTCGCCCCGATACCACCGTGGAGAGCCTGGCACGCCTGCGCACCGTCCAGGCCGGCGGAACCGTGACGGCCGGTAACTCCAGCCAGCAGAATGACGCTGCCGCAGCATGTTTGGTGGTCGCCGAAGACCGCCTCGACGAGTTGGGCCTGGAACCGATCGGCTTCCTGGAGGGCTGGGCGGCGGTCGGCTGCGAGCCCTCCCGGATGGGGATCGGACCGGTGGGCGCGGTGCAGAAACTGTTCGCGCGCAACGGCCTGACGTTCGACCAGATGGATCTCATCGAGATCAACGAGGCGTTCGCCGTCCAGGTCCTCGCGGTCCTCGCCGGCTGGGGTCTGACCATGGACGATGTCGAGGATCGGCTCAACGTCAACGGCTCGGGCATCTCGCTCGGACATCCGATCGGGGCCACCGGTGTGCGCATCCTGGCCACGATGATGTACGAGTTGCGCCGGCGCGGTGGGGGATTGGCGCTCGAGACTATGTGCATCGGCGGCGGACAAGGCATTGCCGCCGTGTTCAGGAGCGCGTCGTGA
- a CDS encoding OB-fold domain-containing protein, producing the protein MTYGVLGYASYLPRHRLAAADIGLRRGDRVVASYDEDSTTMAVSAAGQIVDPATPVAALYLATTTPAYADKTNACAVHAALGLPPGVLAADLGGTARSTVAGLRAAALTGGVVVAADVRVGKPGSADEKSAGDGAAALLFGEGEPIAELLAATSITAEFLDRWRDPLSPTGDQWEERFGAERYSALIRQAAREVLDAAGVADADHVVVTCPNSAIIKRAATLVKGQKSVASSPVGHTGAADPLIALAGAFDTAGAGETVLLLSAVDGCDAVLFRTTAALPGARQDVALAVQRETGAAVPHLTYLSWRGLVTLESPRRPEPDRAAAPPAARAERWKFGFTGTRCNNCGFTHLPPTRVCRSCRSIDDMSDIAVARLAGTVVTYTVDRLAFSPSPPMVQAVIDIDGGGRCTLEVADARPADLAVGSRVRFSFRRLFTAGGIHDYFWKAVQEDAE; encoded by the coding sequence GTGACCTACGGCGTGCTCGGATATGCGAGCTACCTGCCCCGGCACCGGCTCGCCGCGGCCGATATCGGATTGCGGCGCGGCGATCGGGTGGTGGCGTCCTACGACGAGGACTCGACCACCATGGCGGTCAGTGCCGCCGGCCAGATCGTCGATCCGGCAACCCCCGTGGCGGCGCTGTATTTGGCGACGACCACACCGGCCTATGCCGACAAGACCAACGCCTGTGCGGTGCATGCCGCGCTCGGGCTGCCCCCGGGCGTATTGGCGGCCGATCTCGGCGGCACCGCCCGCAGCACTGTCGCCGGCCTGCGCGCCGCCGCCCTGACCGGGGGTGTGGTGGTGGCCGCCGACGTCCGGGTGGGTAAGCCCGGATCGGCGGATGAGAAGAGCGCTGGCGACGGTGCGGCCGCCCTGCTCTTCGGTGAGGGCGAACCCATCGCGGAGTTGCTGGCAGCCACCTCCATCACGGCGGAGTTCCTCGACCGCTGGCGGGATCCGTTGTCGCCCACCGGTGACCAGTGGGAGGAGCGGTTCGGCGCCGAGCGCTACAGCGCACTGATCCGTCAGGCAGCCCGCGAGGTGCTCGACGCCGCAGGGGTGGCCGATGCCGATCACGTGGTGGTCACCTGCCCGAACTCCGCCATCATCAAGCGCGCCGCCACCCTGGTCAAGGGCCAGAAGTCGGTGGCCAGCTCACCTGTCGGACATACCGGTGCGGCCGATCCCTTGATCGCGTTGGCCGGAGCCTTCGACACCGCAGGCGCCGGTGAGACGGTGCTGCTCCTGTCGGCTGTCGACGGTTGCGATGCGGTGTTGTTCCGCACCACCGCGGCCCTGCCCGGCGCCCGCCAGGACGTCGCACTGGCGGTGCAGCGGGAGACCGGTGCGGCGGTGCCGCATCTGACGTACCTGTCGTGGCGTGGTCTGGTCACGCTCGAGTCGCCCCGGCGGCCGGAGCCCGACCGCGCGGCGGCGCCGCCGGCGGCCCGCGCCGAGCGCTGGAAGTTCGGCTTCACCGGAACACGCTGCAACAACTGTGGTTTCACCCACCTTCCGCCGACGCGGGTGTGCCGGTCATGCCGTTCGATCGACGATATGAGCGACATCGCTGTCGCCCGGCTCGCCGGCACCGTCGTCACCTACACGGTAGATCGGTTGGCGTTCTCCCCGTCACCACCGATGGTGCAGGCCGTGATCGACATCGACGGCGGCGGCCGGTGCACCCTGGAGGTCGCCGACGCCCGTCCGGCGGACCTCGCGGTCGGCAGCCGGGTGCGGTTCTCATTCCGGCGGCTGTTCACCGCGGGTGGCATTCACGATTACTTCTGGAAGGCGGTGCAGGAGGATGCCGAGTAA
- a CDS encoding acetyl-CoA acetyltransferase, with protein MPSNGIAGKVAVVAMGCSAFGERWNASTDDLILEAYQECLASVPTVDRSDVDAYWLGTLSSGLGGLTLSRAIGSDDKPVTRVENFCATGSEAFRNACYAVAAGAYDIVMAVGVEKLKDSGYSGLLRQDPPGDGTAPEISMTAPAAFSLLDPAYCDRYGVHPDEMRAAMTHVAWKNHDNGTRNPKAQFRSPVARETIENAPKVAGRLGVFDCSGVSDGAACALIVSAERAHEFTDTPMYVQGLSLVAGSARGYMDSAYDYTTFPEVVKAAKDAYAQAGIDRPAEQLSLAEVHDCFTPTEIVLMEDLGFAETGQAWKDVLGGDFDADGRLPVNPDGGLKSFGHPVGASGLRMLYEAWLQFRGEAGPRQLDDPHTALTHNLGGRPGGCVSFVSVVSKQQQRRS; from the coding sequence ATGCCGAGTAACGGGATCGCCGGCAAGGTCGCGGTCGTGGCCATGGGCTGCAGCGCATTCGGCGAACGGTGGAACGCCTCCACCGACGACCTCATCCTCGAGGCCTACCAGGAGTGCCTGGCATCGGTACCCACCGTCGACCGATCCGATGTGGACGCCTACTGGCTGGGGACGCTGAGCTCCGGCCTCGGCGGGCTCACGCTGAGCCGGGCGATCGGCAGCGATGACAAGCCGGTGACCCGGGTGGAGAACTTCTGTGCCACCGGTTCCGAGGCGTTCCGCAACGCCTGCTACGCGGTGGCGGCCGGGGCCTACGACATCGTGATGGCCGTCGGCGTGGAAAAACTCAAGGACTCCGGCTATTCGGGTCTGCTGCGGCAGGATCCCCCCGGTGACGGCACGGCGCCAGAGATCTCGATGACCGCACCGGCGGCGTTCTCACTGCTCGACCCGGCCTACTGTGACCGCTATGGTGTGCACCCCGACGAGATGCGTGCGGCGATGACGCACGTGGCGTGGAAGAATCACGACAACGGCACCCGCAATCCCAAAGCCCAATTCCGTTCACCGGTGGCGCGCGAGACCATCGAGAATGCGCCGAAGGTAGCGGGGCGGCTCGGTGTCTTCGACTGCTCGGGAGTCTCCGACGGCGCGGCGTGCGCACTGATCGTTTCCGCCGAGCGTGCCCATGAGTTCACCGATACCCCGATGTACGTGCAGGGTCTGTCGCTGGTGGCGGGTTCGGCTCGGGGCTACATGGACTCGGCCTACGACTACACCACATTCCCCGAAGTCGTGAAGGCGGCCAAGGACGCCTACGCGCAAGCCGGTATCGACCGGCCCGCCGAACAGCTGTCCTTGGCCGAGGTGCACGACTGCTTCACCCCGACCGAGATCGTGCTGATGGAGGACTTGGGCTTCGCCGAAACCGGACAGGCCTGGAAAGACGTTCTCGGTGGCGATTTCGACGCCGACGGTCGCCTGCCGGTCAACCCCGACGGCGGATTGAAGTCATTCGGGCACCCGGTCGGGGCCAGCGGACTGCGCATGCTCTACGAGGCCTGGCTGCAGTTCCGCGGGGAGGCCGGCCCGCGTCAACTCGACGACCCGCACACCGCGCTGACGCACAACCTCGGCGGACGCCCGGGCGGTTGCGTGTCCTTCGTGTCAGTGGTGTCCAAGCAACAACAGCGCCGCAGCTGA
- a CDS encoding SDR family oxidoreductase: MPGLEDKVVIVTGAGGGLGRTYAHFLAANGALVVVNDLGGARDGSGAGTQAADTVVAEIRSAGGRAVANYDSVAEESGAEAIVATALNEFGAVHGVVSNAGILRDGAFHKMTPESWDAVQKVHLYGGYNVIRAAWPHFREQSFGRIVVATSTSGLYGNFGQANYGAAKAGLVGLINTLAIEGAKYSITANAIAPLAATRMTADIAPQELLDKLDPELVAPAVGYLMSEENTDTASVFVVGGGLVQRVAQFQNEGVTFTKPPTLAEIGTQWSQISDMTGATLGRNPV; the protein is encoded by the coding sequence GTGCCGGGTCTGGAAGACAAAGTCGTCATCGTGACGGGCGCCGGGGGCGGCCTGGGCCGTACCTACGCCCACTTCCTGGCGGCCAACGGCGCGCTGGTGGTCGTCAACGACCTCGGCGGTGCCCGAGACGGGTCGGGCGCCGGAACTCAGGCGGCCGACACCGTGGTCGCCGAGATTCGCAGCGCCGGTGGCCGGGCGGTGGCCAACTACGATTCGGTCGCCGAGGAGAGCGGCGCCGAGGCGATCGTGGCGACCGCACTCAACGAGTTCGGTGCCGTCCACGGTGTGGTCAGCAACGCCGGCATCCTGCGTGACGGTGCCTTCCACAAGATGACGCCGGAGAGCTGGGACGCCGTGCAGAAGGTGCACCTCTACGGCGGCTACAACGTGATCCGCGCCGCCTGGCCGCACTTCCGTGAGCAGAGCTTCGGCCGCATCGTCGTCGCCACCTCGACCAGTGGTCTGTACGGGAACTTCGGTCAGGCGAACTACGGCGCGGCCAAGGCCGGTCTGGTCGGCCTGATCAACACCCTGGCCATCGAGGGCGCGAAGTACTCGATCACCGCCAATGCCATCGCGCCGCTGGCCGCCACCCGGATGACCGCCGACATCGCACCGCAGGAGCTGCTGGACAAGCTCGACCCCGAGCTGGTGGCGCCCGCCGTCGGCTACCTGATGTCGGAGGAGAACACCGACACCGCATCGGTTTTCGTCGTCGGCGGCGGTCTGGTGCAGCGTGTCGCTCAGTTCCAGAACGAGGGCGTCACCTTCACCAAGCCCCCGACCCTGGCCGAGATCGGTACGCAGTGGTCGCAGATCAGCGACATGACCGGCGCGACACTCGGCCGCAACCCGGTCTGA